One stretch of Aquimarina sp. Aq107 DNA includes these proteins:
- a CDS encoding GNAT family N-acetyltransferase → MTIQHLIYTTVTSHKELEQILLLQQKNLTTSISSEEKKKEGFVTVEHDFNILKKMNDQQPHIIAKDQDKVIGYTLCMTSNFGNDIEVLKPMFKKIESSLDQPNKYIVMGQVCVDKEYRGQGIFRGLYQHMKTKLQNTYDLLITEVASDNIRSLNAHNAIGFKTLLIYEADQISWHIIYWNWE, encoded by the coding sequence ATGACTATTCAACATCTAATATACACTACCGTAACATCTCATAAGGAATTGGAACAAATCCTTTTACTACAACAAAAAAATCTTACTACTTCAATTTCCTCAGAAGAGAAGAAAAAAGAAGGTTTTGTTACAGTAGAACACGATTTTAACATCTTAAAAAAGATGAATGACCAACAACCTCATATTATTGCTAAAGATCAGGATAAAGTTATTGGCTATACATTATGTATGACTTCGAACTTTGGAAATGATATTGAAGTTCTTAAACCGATGTTCAAAAAAATTGAAAGCTCATTAGATCAACCAAACAAATATATCGTCATGGGACAAGTTTGTGTTGATAAAGAGTATCGCGGCCAAGGTATTTTTAGAGGTTTATATCAACATATGAAAACCAAACTACAGAATACATACGACCTTTTAATTACTGAAGTAGCTTCAGACAACATACGCTCCTTAAACGCTCATAATGCTATAGGTTTCAAAACACTACTAATTTATGAAGCTGACCAAATATCTTGGCATATTATCTATTGGAACTGGGAGTAA
- a CDS encoding DEAD/DEAH box helicase codes for MSNQFLNLGVAAPLQKSLEDLQFSTPTDIQEKSIPVLLQKKDDFVGLAKTGTGKTAAFGLPLLQLIDLDTPKVQAVILAPTRELGQQIYDNLVSFSTYLPAISIASVCGGVPIKPQIERLKNTTHIVVATPGRLIDLIKRDKIDITAADYLILDEADEMISSLKDGLDEIVAVLPKKRRTILFTATMPGTIKQLIQNYMSKHVIQVTADMETVGHQGIDHQYVVVEPIEKLEVLMHFLSSKEGERGIIFCKTKAAVNKLAKNLAINKFSSGALHGSLSQPIRDRIMGQFREGHIDILVATDLAARGIDVKEISYVVNYHLPDVYDTYVHRSGRTARAGAKGLSLTVLQKEEVEDLAEFTEELGITFKKFKKADPQSIEENNTLLWAKKIFKTKPNHDVSAEFKEKIKTVFHHLTKEELIEKILANHLKEKMNTVSLKTEIPKKKRR; via the coding sequence ATGTCAAATCAGTTTTTAAATCTAGGAGTTGCTGCTCCTTTGCAAAAGAGCTTAGAAGACTTGCAATTTTCTACTCCTACGGATATTCAGGAGAAATCAATTCCTGTTTTGTTACAAAAGAAAGATGATTTTGTAGGATTAGCAAAGACCGGAACAGGAAAAACAGCAGCTTTTGGTTTGCCTTTATTACAATTGATTGATTTGGATACTCCAAAAGTTCAGGCGGTAATCCTTGCTCCAACAAGAGAATTAGGACAACAGATTTATGATAATTTAGTGTCTTTTTCTACCTATTTACCTGCCATATCAATCGCTTCTGTATGTGGAGGGGTTCCTATTAAACCACAAATAGAACGTTTAAAAAATACTACTCATATCGTAGTGGCGACTCCTGGACGTTTAATTGATTTAATAAAGCGTGATAAAATTGATATCACAGCTGCTGATTATTTGATTCTTGATGAAGCCGATGAAATGATTAGCTCCTTAAAAGATGGATTGGATGAAATCGTTGCAGTCTTACCAAAAAAAAGAAGGACTATTTTGTTTACTGCAACAATGCCAGGAACGATAAAGCAATTGATTCAGAATTATATGTCTAAACATGTGATTCAGGTAACTGCAGATATGGAAACGGTTGGTCATCAAGGAATCGATCATCAATATGTGGTCGTAGAACCTATAGAGAAATTAGAAGTTCTCATGCATTTTCTTAGTTCTAAAGAAGGAGAGCGTGGGATTATTTTCTGTAAGACGAAAGCAGCAGTTAATAAATTAGCAAAAAACTTAGCAATTAATAAGTTCTCTTCTGGGGCACTTCACGGAAGTTTATCACAGCCTATACGTGATAGGATAATGGGGCAATTTAGAGAAGGTCATATTGATATTCTTGTCGCTACAGACTTAGCCGCTAGAGGAATCGACGTAAAAGAGATATCCTATGTGGTGAATTATCATTTACCGGATGTGTATGATACGTATGTACACCGCAGTGGACGAACAGCAAGAGCTGGAGCCAAAGGACTTTCATTAACGGTATTACAAAAAGAAGAAGTTGAGGATTTAGCCGAATTTACAGAAGAATTAGGAATTACATTTAAGAAATTCAAAAAGGCAGATCCGCAAAGTATAGAAGAGAATAATACACTTTTGTGGGCTAAGAAAATATTTAAAACTAAGCCCAATCATGATGTGTCGGCTGAGTTTAAAGAAAAAATCAAAACTGTTTTTCATCATCTTACAAAAGAAGAATTGATCGAGAAAATACTAGCTAATCATTTGAAAGAAAAAATGAATACAGTCTCTCTAAAAACAGAAATACCTAAAAAGAAAAGACGATAG
- a CDS encoding metallophosphoesterase: MKKSKKIRVFIFYPVLGIILIMLTLIIYKLNQSSVFFSENGVYTSLQVPIKEKFIDININLSGTADSTSFTKDFMEGPIVTYNKNQDISVDWFYNGNVYHKNYSNSIKKFSIDTGDKKLNFMLPNINKPVTEVNNTPNKIVFISDIHGDHTYMDCTLKNLNVIDSDGNWNFNKNHLVIAGDMVDRGNEVSKVLWKIVALSEQARAAGGMVHYLIGNHEQYILKGNFSRVDPLNLYAIEQMMSFKDAYSDKTYLGKWLRTRPVIVKIGSMIITHGGISPDTANKNFSLQQINQAMWDYWENKSVDDSLKEAILGKTGVTQYRGYVRQNDEVKKATPQQIDTILETYNASQIIVGHTNVAKIKPLYDGKVYDINAIETSSEALVFEKDTLKVVDIGILKQEHTYDMYQRDFSFGKINDWKMITSTIGNIIRLSSISHPY; the protein is encoded by the coding sequence ATGAAAAAATCAAAAAAAATACGTGTATTCATTTTTTATCCAGTGTTAGGTATAATTCTAATTATGCTCACTCTTATTATTTATAAACTCAATCAAAGTTCGGTTTTCTTTTCTGAAAACGGAGTCTATACTTCGCTTCAAGTTCCTATAAAAGAAAAATTTATAGATATAAACATAAACTTGTCCGGTACTGCTGATTCTACTAGTTTCACTAAGGATTTTATGGAAGGACCAATAGTTACTTACAATAAAAATCAAGATATATCAGTAGATTGGTTTTATAATGGTAATGTATACCATAAAAATTATAGTAACAGTATTAAAAAATTTAGCATAGATACAGGAGATAAAAAACTAAATTTCATGTTACCAAATATCAACAAACCGGTTACTGAAGTAAACAATACACCTAATAAAATTGTATTTATAAGTGATATTCATGGAGATCACACATATATGGATTGTACCCTAAAAAATCTAAATGTTATTGATTCTGATGGAAATTGGAACTTTAACAAAAATCATTTAGTAATTGCAGGTGATATGGTTGACCGTGGTAATGAAGTCAGCAAAGTCTTATGGAAAATAGTTGCTCTATCAGAACAAGCGAGAGCAGCTGGTGGTATGGTACATTATCTTATTGGAAATCACGAACAATATATTCTTAAAGGAAATTTTAGTCGAGTAGATCCTCTTAACCTATATGCAATAGAACAAATGATGTCTTTTAAAGATGCTTATTCTGATAAAACCTATTTAGGAAAATGGTTAAGAACTCGACCCGTTATTGTTAAAATTGGTTCTATGATTATTACCCATGGCGGAATAAGTCCTGATACTGCCAACAAAAACTTTAGTCTACAACAAATTAATCAAGCAATGTGGGATTATTGGGAAAACAAATCAGTAGATGATAGCCTAAAAGAGGCTATTTTAGGAAAAACAGGTGTTACGCAATACAGAGGTTACGTTAGACAAAACGACGAAGTTAAAAAAGCAACTCCGCAACAAATCGATACCATTCTTGAGACCTATAATGCATCCCAAATTATAGTTGGACATACAAATGTTGCGAAAATCAAACCTCTCTATGATGGAAAGGTATATGATATTAATGCTATCGAGACATCTTCTGAAGCTTTAGTTTTTGAAAAAGATACCTTAAAAGTTGTTGATATTGGTATACTTAAACAAGAACACACTTATGATATGTATCAAAGAGATTTTTCTTTTGGTAAAATAAATGATTGGAAAATGATAACATCTACAATAGGAAATATTATTAGACTTTCTTCAATTAGTCATCCATATTAA
- a CDS encoding helix-turn-helix transcriptional regulator, producing the protein MPIIINLDVMLAKRKMKSKELAEKIGITTANLSILKSGKAKAIRFSTLEAICEALECQPSDILEYQP; encoded by the coding sequence ATGCCAATAATTATAAATCTAGATGTTATGCTCGCTAAGCGAAAAATGAAAAGTAAAGAGTTGGCAGAAAAAATAGGGATCACTACAGCCAATCTATCTATTCTAAAATCAGGAAAAGCCAAAGCAATACGTTTTTCTACATTAGAAGCAATCTGCGAGGCATTAGAATGCCAACCGTCAGATATTTTAGAATATCAACCTTAA
- a CDS encoding DUF2975 domain-containing protein: MELKMFGKKSLSTVLFYSTRLIMMGYGAFLLFLIVSLVSNNFIITESDELQIYIPFTNSMIKGGYNTITFIGVFCFLILYSAFFLVLSLIFKTFSAKKLFTEEAIKYLRWFTILNLILPIAYVIIGILISNKIVFNDITPGLLHLGLGVFAAFIATIFKLGFTLQEENELTI, translated from the coding sequence ATGGAGCTAAAAATGTTTGGAAAAAAATCCCTATCAACTGTATTATTTTATAGTACACGATTAATAATGATGGGGTATGGAGCTTTTCTACTATTTCTAATAGTATCCTTAGTAAGTAATAATTTTATTATCACGGAATCAGATGAATTGCAGATATACATCCCTTTTACGAATTCTATGATAAAAGGAGGTTATAATACAATTACATTTATAGGTGTTTTCTGTTTTCTAATACTATATTCAGCTTTTTTCTTGGTACTATCTTTGATTTTTAAAACATTTAGTGCTAAAAAACTTTTTACAGAAGAAGCTATAAAATACTTGAGATGGTTTACCATATTAAATCTAATTTTACCCATAGCTTATGTAATTATAGGAATTCTGATAAGCAACAAAATTGTTTTTAACGATATAACTCCTGGACTACTACACTTGGGATTAGGTGTTTTTGCAGCATTTATTGCTACCATATTCAAATTAGGTTTTACACTACAAGAAGAAAACGAACTAACAATATAG
- a CDS encoding DUF2975 domain-containing protein yields the protein METKQITTLMKIVSWILFIGLCIKLGALLISGGISLLINPKATENLYLNIDLSNLYESSVKYYVFVLSLIISVTALKAYLFYLVIKIFSIIDFDKPFTKVVARLISSISYVSLWTGLLAYIANHYCKWLLKKGFIFELDWGSSEFLFMAGIIFIIAFIFKRGVEIQSENQLTV from the coding sequence ATGGAAACAAAACAAATTACAACATTAATGAAAATAGTATCTTGGATATTATTTATTGGCTTATGTATCAAACTAGGAGCCTTACTAATATCTGGAGGAATTAGTCTATTAATAAACCCAAAAGCCACAGAAAACTTATATCTAAATATAGACTTATCTAATCTTTACGAATCTTCTGTTAAGTACTATGTTTTTGTGTTATCATTAATTATTTCAGTAACTGCTCTAAAAGCTTATTTGTTCTATTTAGTAATTAAGATTTTTTCAATAATTGATTTTGATAAACCCTTTACCAAAGTTGTAGCCAGATTAATTTCTTCTATTAGTTATGTATCCTTATGGACAGGTTTATTAGCATATATAGCAAATCACTATTGCAAGTGGTTACTAAAAAAGGGATTTATATTTGAATTAGACTGGGGAAGTTCTGAATTCCTTTTCATGGCTGGAATTATTTTTATTATTGCATTCATCTTTAAAAGAGGAGTAGAAATTCAATCCGAAAACCAATTAACTGTATAA
- a CDS encoding pyridoxal phosphate-dependent aminotransferase family protein → MNGFPKKLEKRLKDREDNMALRSLSEQAAVIDFASNDYIGFSSSKLIFDNTHKSLIEKGIHQNGATGSRLLSGNHPLYVETETMLTTFHNAEAALIFNSGYDANVGFFSSVPQRGDIILYDEFIHASIRDGIKMSNARSYKFNHNDIDDLKQRLQQTRENKKSSSEPLEVYVVTESVFSMDGDTPDLGAFSTFCKENKCQLIIDEAHATGVFGDNGVGLVQQLGLEDSVFARIHTFGKAMGCHGAAILGSSELKSYLVNFARSFIYTTGLPPHSLVTIQTALIELQTTLEIEKLKQNILFFQQKLEETKQRSLFIESNSAIHCCIISGNEKIKKIASQIQERGFDVKPILSPTVPDGKERLRFCLHSYNTKEELAEVLELLATFTKN, encoded by the coding sequence ATGAATGGTTTTCCAAAAAAACTTGAGAAAAGACTTAAGGATAGAGAAGATAATATGGCATTACGCAGCCTTTCTGAACAAGCTGCGGTAATAGATTTTGCATCGAATGATTATATAGGTTTTTCTTCTTCTAAGTTAATTTTTGATAATACTCATAAATCATTAATAGAAAAAGGGATTCATCAAAATGGTGCTACAGGTTCTAGATTATTGTCTGGGAACCACCCATTATATGTTGAAACGGAAACAATGCTTACCACTTTTCATAATGCCGAAGCTGCTTTGATTTTTAATTCTGGATATGACGCAAATGTTGGTTTTTTTTCATCTGTTCCGCAAAGAGGCGATATCATTTTATACGATGAATTTATACATGCTTCTATTCGAGATGGAATAAAGATGAGTAATGCTAGGTCTTATAAATTTAATCATAATGATATAGATGACTTAAAACAAAGGCTTCAACAAACTAGGGAGAATAAAAAAAGTAGTAGCGAACCTTTAGAAGTGTATGTTGTTACAGAATCGGTGTTTTCCATGGATGGAGATACACCTGATCTAGGTGCTTTTAGTACATTTTGTAAAGAGAATAAGTGTCAGCTTATAATTGACGAAGCTCACGCTACAGGAGTTTTTGGAGATAATGGTGTTGGTCTTGTCCAACAATTAGGATTGGAAGATAGCGTATTTGCTCGTATACATACATTCGGTAAAGCGATGGGTTGTCATGGTGCAGCTATATTGGGATCTTCGGAGTTGAAAAGCTATTTGGTAAATTTTGCCAGAAGTTTTATTTATACTACTGGATTACCTCCTCATTCTTTAGTTACAATTCAGACTGCTTTGATAGAACTTCAGACAACATTAGAAATTGAAAAGTTAAAACAGAACATATTATTTTTTCAACAAAAATTGGAGGAAACAAAACAGCGATCTCTTTTTATAGAAAGTAATTCAGCAATTCATTGTTGCATTATTTCTGGTAATGAGAAGATAAAAAAGATTGCATCGCAAATACAGGAAAGAGGTTTTGATGTTAAGCCCATTTTGTCGCCTACAGTTCCCGATGGAAAAGAACGATTACGATTTTGTCTCCATAGTTATAATACGAAAGAAGAACTTGCTGAAGTTTTAGAGTTGTTAGCTACCTTTACCAAAAATTAA
- the bioD gene encoding dethiobiotin synthase, with protein MSSNSETNSKKIFITGIGTDVGKTIVSAIVVEALEADYFKPVQAGDLTYSDTDKVKELVSNTTSKFYPNSYALQTPMSPHAAAEIDGVTIDLKTVKLPKTNNDIVVEGAGGLLVPLNEKETILDLINSDYKVIVVSRHYLGSINHTLLTVKLLQEKGFDPVIIFSGEEHVTTEDIIQKMTGTQIIGRIDNEPYFDTMVVKEYASVFKDKLEAL; from the coding sequence ATGTCTAGTAATTCTGAGACAAATTCAAAAAAAATATTTATTACAGGTATTGGAACAGATGTCGGAAAAACGATTGTATCGGCTATAGTCGTAGAGGCATTAGAAGCAGATTATTTTAAGCCAGTTCAAGCAGGAGACCTTACATATTCGGATACAGATAAAGTAAAAGAATTAGTGTCTAATACTACTTCAAAATTTTATCCAAATAGTTATGCACTGCAAACTCCAATGAGTCCTCACGCAGCAGCAGAAATTGATGGAGTTACAATAGATTTAAAGACAGTAAAATTACCGAAAACTAATAATGATATTGTTGTTGAAGGAGCAGGAGGGTTATTAGTTCCTCTTAATGAAAAAGAAACTATTCTAGATCTTATAAATTCTGATTATAAGGTAATAGTAGTTTCTAGACATTATTTAGGCAGTATAAATCACACATTGCTAACAGTAAAATTATTACAAGAAAAAGGATTTGATCCAGTAATTATTTTTAGCGGAGAAGAGCACGTAACTACAGAAGATATTATTCAGAAAATGACAGGCACTCAAATTATAGGCAGAATAGATAATGAACCTTATTTTGATACTATGGTGGTAAAAGAGTATGCATCCGTTTTTAAGGATAAATTAGAAGCTTTATGA
- the bioA gene encoding adenosylmethionine--8-amino-7-oxononanoate transaminase, giving the protein MNLKERDKKHLWHPLTQHKIHPDALPIVRAEGALLYDDQGKEYIDGIASWYTAIYGHCNPYIIEKVNNQMRNLDQIVFAGFTHEPAIKLSEELIDILPDNQEKIFFSDNGSTANEVGIKMALQYHFNKGEKRNTIIAFQDGFHGDTFGAMSASGLSVYNGPFEDFFIDVQRIPTPNKENFDEVIKKLLEIINSYNVAAFIYEPLVQGANAMHMFDAEYLNEILKICTANNIITIADEVMTGFGKTGKDFASEYIETKPDIISMSKALTAGFVPMAVTSCTQNIYDAFLDDSVGKAFFHAHTYSANPIACSVAIAGIELLKSEEIQHNINTIIKSHQDFDAIIRNHSKVKTTRQKGVIYALDLDVEMDRYGKKRYEIFDHFMKNGVCLRPLGKTIYLLPPYVIKKDQLDKIYDTIISALNSL; this is encoded by the coding sequence ATGAATTTAAAAGAAAGAGATAAGAAACATCTTTGGCACCCATTAACACAGCATAAAATTCATCCAGATGCATTGCCTATAGTAAGAGCAGAAGGAGCTTTGCTATATGACGATCAAGGAAAAGAATATATTGATGGAATTGCTTCATGGTATACTGCGATCTATGGGCATTGTAACCCTTATATTATCGAAAAAGTAAATAATCAAATGCGTAACTTGGATCAGATTGTTTTTGCAGGATTTACACATGAACCTGCAATTAAACTTTCTGAAGAACTGATTGATATATTACCAGATAATCAAGAAAAAATATTTTTCTCTGATAATGGATCTACAGCAAATGAGGTAGGGATTAAAATGGCATTGCAATATCATTTTAATAAAGGAGAAAAAAGAAATACGATTATTGCTTTTCAGGATGGGTTTCATGGGGATACATTTGGAGCAATGTCTGCATCAGGCCTATCTGTTTATAATGGCCCATTTGAGGATTTTTTTATTGATGTACAACGAATTCCAACACCTAACAAAGAAAATTTTGATGAGGTAATAAAAAAGTTACTAGAGATTATCAATTCATATAATGTAGCTGCTTTTATCTATGAACCTCTTGTACAAGGAGCTAATGCTATGCATATGTTCGATGCAGAATATCTTAATGAAATTCTAAAAATTTGTACTGCGAATAATATCATTACCATCGCTGATGAGGTGATGACAGGTTTTGGTAAGACCGGAAAAGACTTTGCCTCGGAATATATAGAAACCAAGCCTGATATTATTTCTATGTCTAAAGCTTTAACTGCTGGTTTTGTGCCCATGGCTGTTACTAGTTGTACTCAAAATATATATGATGCATTTTTAGACGATTCTGTTGGTAAAGCATTCTTTCATGCACATACATACTCCGCTAATCCAATAGCGTGTTCTGTTGCAATAGCCGGAATAGAACTTTTAAAATCCGAAGAAATACAGCATAATATTAATACCATTATTAAATCACATCAGGACTTTGATGCTATCATACGAAACCATTCTAAGGTAAAAACTACCAGACAAAAGGGAGTTATTTATGCGCTAGATTTAGACGTAGAGATGGATCGTTATGGTAAAAAAAGATATGAAATATTTGATCATTTTATGAAAAATGGGGTTTGTCTTCGTCCGTTAGGGAAAACAATCTATTTATTGCCGCCTTATGTTATTAAGAAAGATCAGTTAGATAAAATTTATGATACAATTATTTCTGCTTTAAACTCTTTGTAA
- a CDS encoding cytochrome c oxidase assembly factor Coa1 family protein, which produces MEEQTSKKSWFSRNWPWVVPVGGCFTLIVIFFVFLGSVVFGVSKAFTNSGPYQDGLLKAQQDEYIVQMLGEPIETNGIMNGSLKFENEEGSADISIPIKGPNGEARIYIVGTKQNDTWTYSELYVILEETNEQVDLLWGKGSEEN; this is translated from the coding sequence ATGGAAGAACAAACATCTAAAAAAAGTTGGTTTAGCAGAAATTGGCCTTGGGTAGTACCTGTAGGAGGTTGTTTTACTTTAATCGTTATTTTTTTTGTATTCCTAGGCTCAGTTGTCTTCGGAGTTTCTAAAGCTTTTACAAACTCTGGACCTTATCAAGACGGCCTTTTAAAAGCACAACAAGATGAGTATATCGTACAAATGTTAGGAGAACCAATAGAAACTAATGGTATAATGAATGGTAGCTTAAAATTTGAAAATGAAGAAGGTTCTGCCGATATTTCTATCCCGATCAAAGGTCCTAATGGAGAAGCTAGAATATACATTGTTGGTACTAAGCAAAATGACACTTGGACATATTCTGAACTATATGTAATACTAGAAGAAACAAACGAACAAGTCGATTTATTGTGGGGAAAAGGATCCGAAGAAAATTAA